A genomic stretch from Cryomorphaceae bacterium 1068 includes:
- a CDS encoding carboxypeptidase-like regulatory domain-containing protein produces MVRNLYLLGFVFFVFSTSLFAQVGSGTLKGTLTDSETGEPLPFVNIVLQKGDRQVTGSATDFDGNYTIKPIPPGTYDVLVSYVGYNAKKIEGVKINNDKITFVNIPLEQGIKLKEFEVVEYSVPLIDKDGGSSGGTVSREDIQKMPGRSANSIAATVGGVQQNGNGTSIRGAREGNTFYYIDGIKIRGNTNLPKAAIEEVQVMTGGIPASYGDATGGIIAITTRGASSQWFGGIDILTSGFANQDGGGVGLDRYSQTQIEGVLSGPLLWKKNAAGEKERPMLGFFLSANYRNFMDTRPLATGSFRIKEDVRNRLVADPLNFTLQDGGTAVGQGGVFIDEDGNPADASQFLDQVQANNNAEFLRSSDWEEIPARQNGRLQAVSLTTKLDVATTPNIDLSFGGTYDYSTNKNWSYNNSLFNSANNGESINQTFRIFGRFTQRFANSQEEEGGLIKNAFYSLMVDYSQINGRTQDPRHEDNLFNYGYVGKFETIEEPFFQYIQANDSLTTSGFYQNGFVPREIIFTPSDVNSDLASYTSDLFQFFDANGIPVVTENQIDASGGLRNGRTPGSIFNLYNPIGSPFGTYQTFDINQFRITGSGSADIGNHAITLGFEFEQYTERNFSVAPIGLWNLARQYTNAHLEQFDTSVPSDTLTGLGVDPFFTYDRIISLDNQQTFDRNLRTSLGLNPNGDDIIYVDALDPELFELDMFSADELLNQGNNLVSYYGYDYKGDRLTGGRPTIDDFFTERDENGDFTRPIGAFEPIYIAGYIMDKFTFDDIIFNVGLRVDRYDANQSVLKDQFVIGEALTVQDTRNSGEGGRLLPDEIRQHPSVVGDDWVVYVNDLQNPTAINGYRDGNTWYNAQGVEIPDPRAIRTNSGIAPLLADPDAVGENLNSGAFEDYDPQWNIMPRISFSFPISDEAVFFAHYDVLTQRPTGQNINNPINYLFIQNIGQTAIANPNLRPTRTIDYELGFQQVLSRTSSLKIAAFYRETRDEIQVRNLLEAYPVTYNSFDNFDFGTVKGLTLTYDLRRTGNVTLRVAYTLQFASATGSNAGSAINLVNSGEPNLRVIFPTSRDQRHLLITTFDYRYGSGADYNGPTIGGKQILANAGLNIVGTLGSGTPYSQQRLVTGTQLQSGGGTPQLEGLVNGSRLPWQFNVNAQIDKSWELKFGKGEEKKTAFLNAYLLVNNVLNTMNIINVYRFTGNPDNDGYLESPRFQPNIEAQIDPEAFRQMYALKVNNPFNFSVPRTIQLGVRLDF; encoded by the coding sequence ATGGTGCGTAACCTCTACCTACTGGGATTTGTATTCTTTGTATTCTCTACTTCACTGTTTGCCCAGGTTGGATCGGGTACCTTGAAGGGGACACTAACAGATTCAGAGACGGGAGAACCCCTCCCTTTCGTAAATATTGTACTTCAAAAAGGAGACCGACAGGTTACCGGAAGTGCCACGGATTTTGACGGAAACTATACCATTAAACCAATTCCTCCAGGGACTTATGATGTCCTCGTTTCCTACGTTGGATACAATGCCAAGAAAATCGAAGGGGTAAAAATTAATAACGATAAAATCACTTTCGTGAATATACCTCTTGAACAAGGTATTAAGCTGAAAGAGTTTGAAGTTGTTGAATATAGTGTTCCACTTATTGATAAGGATGGTGGTTCTTCAGGAGGTACCGTTAGTCGTGAGGATATCCAGAAGATGCCCGGTCGAAGTGCAAACTCTATCGCCGCTACGGTTGGAGGAGTTCAGCAGAATGGTAACGGAACATCCATACGTGGTGCGCGTGAAGGAAACACCTTTTACTACATCGACGGAATCAAGATTCGAGGTAACACCAACTTACCGAAAGCCGCTATTGAAGAAGTGCAAGTAATGACGGGTGGTATTCCAGCCAGCTACGGAGATGCAACTGGAGGTATTATCGCAATTACTACTCGTGGTGCAAGCAGTCAGTGGTTTGGAGGTATTGATATTTTAACCTCAGGTTTTGCCAATCAAGATGGTGGCGGTGTAGGTCTTGACCGCTACTCTCAAACACAAATCGAAGGAGTTCTCTCCGGGCCACTTCTTTGGAAAAAGAATGCTGCGGGAGAAAAGGAACGTCCAATGCTGGGTTTCTTCCTCTCTGCCAACTACCGAAACTTTATGGACACACGTCCACTAGCCACAGGGTCATTCCGTATTAAAGAGGATGTTCGAAATCGTTTGGTCGCTGACCCTTTGAACTTCACTTTGCAAGACGGTGGAACAGCCGTAGGACAGGGTGGTGTATTTATAGACGAAGATGGAAACCCTGCGGACGCCAGCCAATTCTTAGACCAAGTACAAGCAAACAATAACGCTGAGTTCTTGCGATCTAGTGATTGGGAGGAGATTCCTGCTCGTCAAAACGGTAGACTTCAAGCTGTATCTCTGACAACGAAACTAGATGTTGCAACGACTCCGAATATTGATTTATCATTTGGGGGTACTTATGATTATTCTACGAATAAAAACTGGAGCTACAACAATAGTTTGTTCAATTCAGCGAATAACGGTGAATCCATCAATCAGACCTTTAGAATTTTTGGAAGATTCACTCAGCGATTTGCTAATAGCCAAGAAGAAGAGGGTGGATTGATAAAGAATGCTTTCTACTCGCTCATGGTAGATTATAGCCAGATTAACGGGCGTACTCAAGATCCGAGACATGAGGATAATCTTTTTAACTATGGATACGTAGGGAAGTTTGAGACAATTGAGGAGCCTTTCTTTCAGTACATCCAAGCAAACGATTCCCTAACTACTTCAGGGTTTTATCAAAATGGGTTCGTTCCCAGAGAGATTATTTTCACTCCAAGCGACGTGAATTCTGATTTGGCTTCTTACACTTCCGATTTGTTTCAATTTTTTGACGCAAACGGTATCCCTGTGGTTACGGAAAATCAAATTGATGCTTCCGGTGGTTTAAGAAACGGAAGAACTCCTGGTTCTATATTCAACTTGTATAACCCAATAGGTTCACCTTTTGGGACTTATCAAACGTTTGACATCAATCAATTTAGGATTACCGGTTCCGGTTCGGCCGATATCGGAAACCACGCCATTACGCTTGGATTTGAATTCGAGCAATACACAGAAAGGAACTTCAGTGTTGCGCCTATCGGACTATGGAATTTAGCGCGTCAATACACCAATGCCCATTTGGAGCAGTTTGATACGAGCGTACCTTCTGATACACTTACAGGTTTGGGTGTCGATCCTTTCTTTACTTATGACAGAATTATCAGTTTAGATAATCAACAGACTTTTGATAGAAATCTGAGAACATCTCTTGGACTCAATCCGAACGGAGATGATATCATCTACGTTGATGCTCTTGACCCTGAGCTTTTCGAACTCGACATGTTCAGTGCCGACGAATTATTGAATCAAGGAAATAATTTGGTTTCGTACTACGGTTATGACTACAAAGGTGACCGGCTAACGGGTGGAAGACCTACCATTGATGACTTCTTCACTGAAAGAGATGAGAACGGTGATTTCACTCGACCAATAGGTGCTTTTGAGCCGATATATATCGCGGGTTATATCATGGATAAGTTCACCTTCGATGACATCATCTTCAATGTTGGGCTTCGTGTGGACCGTTATGATGCCAACCAGTCTGTGTTGAAAGATCAGTTTGTGATCGGAGAAGCTTTGACGGTGCAAGACACAAGAAATAGTGGTGAGGGTGGAAGATTGCTTCCTGATGAGATCCGTCAGCATCCATCAGTTGTTGGAGACGATTGGGTTGTTTATGTGAACGATCTTCAAAATCCAACGGCCATTAACGGATACCGCGATGGTAACACTTGGTACAATGCTCAAGGTGTTGAGATTCCTGATCCACGTGCTATTAGAACGAACTCTGGTATCGCTCCTCTTTTAGCTGATCCTGACGCAGTTGGAGAAAACCTGAATTCAGGTGCTTTTGAAGATTACGACCCGCAGTGGAATATAATGCCACGTATCTCTTTCTCATTCCCTATTTCGGATGAGGCGGTTTTCTTTGCTCACTATGACGTGTTGACGCAGAGACCTACAGGGCAGAATATAAATAACCCGATCAATTACCTTTTTATTCAGAATATTGGTCAAACAGCTATCGCGAATCCAAACTTGCGCCCTACTAGAACCATTGACTACGAGTTGGGTTTCCAACAAGTATTGTCTAGAACTTCATCGCTAAAGATTGCAGCTTTCTATCGTGAAACGCGTGATGAGATTCAAGTGCGTAACTTATTAGAGGCATATCCTGTGACTTATAACTCTTTCGACAATTTTGACTTCGGAACAGTAAAAGGACTTACGTTAACATATGATTTGAGAAGAACAGGTAATGTAACACTGCGTGTTGCTTATACCTTGCAGTTCGCTTCTGCTACGGGTTCCAATGCAGGTTCAGCTATCAACTTAGTTAATTCAGGTGAACCTAACTTACGTGTGATCTTCCCAACAAGTAGAGACCAAAGACACTTATTGATTACCACTTTTGACTATCGATATGGTTCAGGAGCAGATTACAATGGACCTACCATTGGAGGTAAACAAATACTTGCAAATGCAGGCTTAAACATTGTGGGGACTCTAGGCTCAGGAACGCCATACTCTCAGCAGAGATTAGTTACGGGTACTCAACTTCAAAGCGGGGGAGGTACTCCACAGCTAGAAGGATTGGTAAACGGTTCTAGGCTACCGTGGCAGTTTAATGTGAACGCTCAAATAGATAAATCATGGGAGTTGAAATTTGGAAAAGGTGAAGAGAAGAAAACAGCTTTCCTTAATGCTTATCTACTTGTAAATAATGTTTTGAATACAATGAACATTATCAATGTTTACCGATTCACAGGAAACCCTGACAATGACGGGTATTTAGAATCACCTAGGTTCCAGCCTAACATCGAGGCGCAAATTGATCCGGAAGCTTTCCGTCAGATGTATGCTTTGAAGGTGAATAATCCATTTAATTTTTCTGTTCCCAGAACTATCCAGTTGGGAGTGAGACTTGACTTTTAA
- a CDS encoding T9SS C-terminal target domain-containing protein: MRVSKIVLIFTALLLGLTTSVSAREYLGPKSNSSQANVKAKAATCSPAQTQNEFFVNNVRTAAETGGNTWYDRGNGLPFYEVPAGGGNHAIFAGALWMGGTDPAGNLKLAAVRFRQNGNDFWPGPLTDDGAATIDDATCEAYDTFFNMSRQAVETHRYFYTLVNQGIDPSTDPLFEDGYSIPTEILEWPAHGNTGLGQSFNLAPFADLRDPVTGDILTTPGLYEPQQGDYPLYDLDSEIDCRTRLVTDPVPLFGDFSMYWIFNDKGNIHTESQGDPIGMEIQAQMFAFNTNDEINNMTFCNYVLINRGSLTLEETFFAQWVDTDLGNAEDDYVGCDVGRGLGYSYNGSNFDGSSGSGPGYGTQPPAIGIDFFEGPYQDPDGINNLYGIGEGEALNGLGYRNEADAFPDSIIDNERFGMRRFLYHQNSEPPVATQGPQVAVEYYQMMQGIWRDNTPMSFGGQGYAPTNPNALRSDFMFPGDSDPLHWGTGGVDPNYSTAGGWTEENEGNPASDRRFLQSAGPFTLDPGEFNNITVGAVYARATSGGPFASVNSVFVADDKAQALFENCFRLLSGPDAPDLTVQELDRTLIFYLRNTNALSNNLGEAYFEIDPTIPEFDTEGNPYDRTYNFQGYQVYQLRDSEVSAGDLEETSLARLLFQVDIEDFNENGEPIAQIINYEFDEQIGLSVPREKVNGQNVGISHSFEVTDDLFAQGDNRLINFKKYYYMAVAYGYNMYEPYNPDPDNPTGQASPYLVGRSSATGAINPVVAIPSKPAPRTFGTVANSSYGDGLPITRIEGTGNGGNELRLTQGTINNIMAGAPYKADTLVYETGFGPLNAKVVDPLNVRAADFVLKFYNDVDEEGNYTGDFDDARWFLIDKANPNDTIFSENTIRVANEQIVPEYGISVEIGQYDFEISNPQAENTKFMPALLNSSVSYSTEGGEWLSGVADQEGFTYLNWVRAGTVVTEDPEGDEPCYLPEPTPEDPNPLPLDAFWDDKLGIDDRQVYEDVVGGTFAPAHLVNQNNCGLGAFNTIAESQSRTNTSNRDMTDLSSMQVVITPDKSLWTRVPVFEMQHDPAFSQLGVEKMLLRGALSVDKNGLNQSQDGVNEEEATYFGEQVYTTEYVDELIDDLDEDELNAYLIAVDSEYPSLNIVEGVGSDTEFFPYRLVGLSFGMGYFPGYAINVETGERLNMGFAENSFFGADNGRDMLWNPSARISSPLGQQLFLGGEHYFYVFDNNALYKDDDGEFPMYDGGKYAFDAFTDGSASDRRRTFAGLEWVGFPLLAQGFEYRSPQDGLVPGEVIISASVARPYEPYATAADELGDGSLPYIPTGESLELSDNQWYPMYEFSTKGSEVFVNQEVVAEESLNLIDIVPNPYYAYSSYEQSRVDNRVKFINLPPECKIQVFTVNGTLIRILEKDNPNTFLEWDLRNEAFIPVAGGIYLIHVSVPGVGERVLKFFMATRPADLRNL, from the coding sequence ATGAGAGTGTCCAAAATCGTCTTGATTTTTACAGCTCTGCTCTTGGGCTTAACTACCAGCGTATCAGCGCGAGAATATTTAGGTCCTAAATCGAATTCATCCCAAGCCAATGTGAAGGCCAAGGCAGCTACTTGTTCACCTGCGCAAACGCAGAATGAGTTTTTCGTCAATAATGTGCGAACTGCAGCTGAGACCGGAGGAAATACTTGGTATGACCGAGGGAATGGCTTGCCATTTTACGAAGTTCCTGCGGGTGGTGGAAATCACGCGATTTTTGCGGGTGCATTATGGATGGGAGGAACTGATCCTGCGGGTAACTTGAAGTTAGCAGCAGTTCGATTCCGTCAAAACGGAAATGACTTCTGGCCTGGTCCCCTAACGGATGATGGTGCTGCAACTATTGACGATGCGACTTGTGAAGCTTACGACACGTTTTTCAATATGTCTCGTCAGGCAGTGGAAACACACCGTTACTTCTACACGCTGGTTAACCAAGGAATAGACCCGAGCACAGATCCTTTGTTTGAGGATGGGTACTCAATTCCTACTGAAATTCTTGAATGGCCTGCTCATGGTAATACGGGATTAGGTCAAAGCTTCAATTTGGCACCCTTTGCTGATTTGAGAGATCCTGTAACGGGTGATATCCTAACCACACCAGGTCTATATGAACCTCAACAGGGAGATTATCCATTATACGATTTGGACTCTGAAATTGATTGTAGGACGAGGTTGGTTACTGATCCTGTTCCACTTTTTGGTGACTTCTCGATGTATTGGATATTTAATGACAAAGGAAATATTCACACTGAATCTCAAGGTGACCCTATTGGTATGGAAATCCAAGCACAGATGTTTGCCTTCAACACCAATGACGAGATCAATAACATGACTTTTTGCAACTATGTCCTTATCAATAGGGGCTCATTGACGTTGGAAGAAACTTTCTTTGCTCAATGGGTAGATACTGATTTGGGAAATGCTGAAGACGATTATGTAGGATGCGATGTTGGAAGAGGTTTAGGTTATTCATACAACGGGTCCAACTTTGACGGAAGCTCAGGGAGTGGTCCTGGTTATGGAACTCAACCACCTGCAATTGGAATTGATTTCTTTGAAGGACCTTACCAAGATCCTGACGGTATCAATAACCTCTACGGAATCGGAGAAGGCGAGGCTCTGAATGGATTAGGTTACAGAAATGAAGCCGATGCATTTCCAGACTCTATTATTGATAATGAGCGTTTTGGAATGAGGCGATTTTTGTATCACCAAAATTCTGAACCACCCGTTGCTACTCAAGGTCCTCAAGTAGCAGTAGAGTATTATCAAATGATGCAAGGAATTTGGAGAGATAACACTCCCATGTCATTTGGTGGTCAGGGTTATGCCCCAACCAACCCCAACGCTCTTAGGTCCGACTTCATGTTCCCGGGAGACTCAGACCCGCTTCATTGGGGTACAGGAGGCGTAGATCCGAACTACTCCACCGCAGGAGGATGGACAGAAGAGAATGAGGGAAACCCTGCTTCTGATAGAAGATTCCTTCAGTCTGCGGGTCCTTTTACACTCGATCCGGGAGAGTTTAATAACATTACAGTCGGAGCGGTTTATGCAAGAGCAACTTCAGGGGGGCCCTTCGCATCTGTAAACAGTGTGTTTGTTGCAGATGATAAGGCGCAGGCTTTGTTTGAAAACTGCTTCAGGCTATTGAGTGGTCCTGATGCTCCTGATTTGACTGTTCAAGAACTTGACAGAACGTTGATCTTCTATTTGAGGAACACCAACGCATTAAGTAACAACTTGGGCGAAGCTTATTTCGAGATCGATCCTACGATTCCCGAGTTTGACACTGAAGGAAACCCTTACGATCGCACTTATAATTTCCAAGGGTATCAAGTTTATCAATTGCGTGACTCTGAAGTGTCGGCAGGTGATTTGGAAGAAACTTCATTGGCAAGACTATTATTCCAAGTTGATATTGAAGATTTTAATGAGAATGGAGAGCCTATCGCTCAAATCATAAATTATGAGTTTGATGAGCAAATAGGTCTTTCTGTTCCAAGGGAGAAGGTGAACGGTCAGAATGTTGGTATCTCTCACTCGTTTGAGGTAACTGATGATCTTTTTGCGCAAGGAGACAATAGACTCATTAATTTCAAAAAATACTATTACATGGCTGTTGCCTATGGGTACAACATGTATGAGCCTTACAATCCGGATCCTGATAATCCAACGGGACAGGCTTCTCCATACTTGGTCGGACGCTCTTCCGCTACCGGTGCTATCAATCCGGTCGTGGCCATTCCATCTAAGCCAGCGCCTAGAACTTTTGGTACGGTTGCTAATTCCAGCTATGGAGACGGTTTACCAATTACCAGAATTGAAGGAACGGGTAATGGAGGAAATGAGTTGAGGTTGACACAGGGTACAATTAATAATATAATGGCTGGTGCACCTTATAAGGCTGATACTCTTGTATACGAGACTGGTTTCGGACCGTTGAATGCCAAAGTTGTTGATCCTCTTAATGTAAGAGCTGCCGATTTTGTTTTGAAATTCTATAACGATGTGGATGAGGAAGGCAACTATACTGGCGATTTTGATGATGCTCGGTGGTTTTTGATCGACAAAGCAAACCCAAATGATACAATTTTCAGTGAGAACACCATACGTGTAGCGAATGAACAAATCGTTCCTGAATATGGAATAAGCGTAGAGATAGGCCAATATGATTTTGAAATCTCGAATCCACAGGCTGAAAACACCAAGTTTATGCCAGCACTTCTAAACTCTTCTGTTTCATATAGCACTGAAGGTGGAGAATGGTTGTCAGGTGTTGCAGACCAAGAAGGATTCACTTACCTCAACTGGGTTAGAGCGGGAACTGTCGTAACAGAAGACCCTGAAGGGGATGAACCTTGTTATTTGCCGGAACCGACACCCGAGGATCCGAATCCGCTTCCACTGGATGCCTTCTGGGATGATAAGTTGGGTATTGATGACAGACAAGTTTATGAAGATGTAGTAGGAGGAACTTTTGCACCTGCTCACTTGGTAAATCAGAACAACTGTGGATTAGGTGCATTCAATACCATCGCTGAGTCTCAATCTCGAACAAATACTTCAAATCGGGATATGACTGATTTGAGTTCAATGCAGGTAGTCATTACTCCGGACAAGTCCCTTTGGACTCGTGTTCCTGTATTTGAGATGCAACATGATCCCGCTTTCTCTCAATTAGGAGTTGAAAAAATGCTATTGAGAGGAGCGCTCTCCGTCGATAAGAATGGTCTGAACCAATCTCAGGATGGAGTAAATGAGGAAGAAGCAACCTACTTTGGCGAACAAGTCTACACAACAGAATATGTAGATGAGTTAATCGATGACTTAGATGAAGATGAGCTCAATGCCTACTTGATTGCTGTTGATAGTGAATACCCTTCATTGAATATCGTAGAGGGCGTTGGATCAGATACTGAATTCTTCCCATACCGATTGGTCGGTCTCTCATTCGGAATGGGTTACTTTCCAGGTTATGCGATCAATGTTGAAACTGGCGAAAGATTGAACATGGGCTTCGCAGAGAATTCATTCTTTGGAGCTGATAATGGTAGAGATATGCTCTGGAATCCATCGGCACGTATATCTTCTCCTCTCGGACAGCAATTGTTCTTAGGAGGCGAGCATTACTTCTACGTATTCGACAATAATGCTCTATACAAAGACGATGATGGCGAATTCCCGATGTATGATGGCGGAAAGTATGCGTTTGATGCCTTTACAGATGGAAGTGCCAGTGATCGACGTAGAACTTTTGCAGGATTGGAATGGGTAGGTTTCCCGCTCTTAGCTCAAGGGTTTGAGTATCGAAGTCCTCAAGATGGATTGGTACCTGGTGAAGTGATTATTTCAGCCAGTGTTGCCAGACCTTATGAGCCTTATGCTACGGCAGCGGATGAATTAGGAGACGGATCACTTCCTTACATCCCAACGGGTGAATCACTCGAATTAAGTGATAACCAGTGGTATCCCATGTATGAATTCAGCACCAAAGGTTCAGAAGTATTCGTGAATCAAGAAGTAGTAGCCGAGGAATCATTAAATTTGATAGACATTGTACCAAATCCTTACTATGCTTACAGCTCATATGAGCAAAGTAGAGTGGACAACAGGGTGAAGTTTATCAACTTACCTCCTGAGTGTAAAATTCAAGTATTTACAGTTAACGGTACTTTGATTCGAATTCTCGAAAAAGACAATCCAAATACTTTCTTGGAATGGGATCTTAGAAACGAAGCGTTCATTCCGGTAGCAGGAGGTATTTACTTAATCCACGTGTCAGTTCCCGGCGTTGGAGAGCGAGTACTGAAGTTTTTCATGGCGACTCGACCTGCTGACTTAAGAAACCTCTAA
- a CDS encoding PorV/PorQ family protein, with protein sequence MNRYKNAILTLAVLSGVLFTSSVFAGNPDRAGSAGGLQLLINPWARSGAFSGANMADATPVESMFLNVAGLAFVEQTEVSFTHTNYLSGADVAINSVGIAQRVGETSVLGISISAMDFGDIRRTTTETPDGDGTFFNVNMVNLGLSFAKAFSNSIYGGITLKILSESVADLSASGVAIDAGIKYVTGERDQVKFGITLKNVGPALSFEGDGLSFETEAPDDLYAFTAELRSAEYELPSLVSIGFSYDFLLPENHYLTAHGTFIANSFNNDNYLFGLEYSFLRKFYLRGGYHYEENIFNDADRRVVYTGLSAGAGLEFEFGEKRSRISVDYAYRATMPFDGSHSIGARIHLGRPE encoded by the coding sequence ATGAATCGATATAAAAATGCAATCCTGACCTTAGCGGTTCTTTCAGGAGTTTTATTTACATCATCTGTATTTGCAGGGAACCCTGATCGCGCTGGCTCTGCGGGAGGACTGCAGTTATTGATCAATCCTTGGGCGCGCAGTGGAGCCTTCTCTGGTGCCAATATGGCTGACGCAACGCCGGTTGAGTCAATGTTTTTAAACGTGGCAGGCCTAGCTTTTGTCGAACAAACAGAAGTTTCATTTACACATACCAACTACCTTTCAGGGGCAGATGTTGCGATAAACTCCGTAGGAATTGCCCAAAGAGTAGGTGAGACAAGTGTATTGGGGATTTCGATTAGCGCAATGGATTTTGGTGATATCAGACGTACAACGACAGAGACTCCGGACGGAGACGGAACCTTCTTCAATGTGAACATGGTGAATTTAGGACTGTCTTTTGCCAAAGCCTTCTCAAATAGCATTTATGGAGGAATTACACTTAAGATTCTTTCAGAAAGTGTAGCTGACCTTAGTGCTTCCGGTGTTGCTATAGACGCAGGGATTAAGTACGTAACAGGGGAGAGAGACCAAGTTAAATTTGGTATAACGTTGAAGAATGTTGGTCCTGCGCTTTCTTTTGAAGGAGACGGGTTGAGTTTTGAAACAGAAGCTCCCGACGATTTATATGCTTTCACAGCTGAGTTGAGAAGTGCTGAATATGAACTTCCATCTCTTGTATCGATAGGTTTCAGCTATGACTTCTTATTGCCCGAAAATCACTATTTGACAGCTCATGGAACGTTCATCGCGAATTCCTTTAACAATGACAACTACTTGTTCGGTCTTGAATATAGCTTCTTGAGAAAGTTCTATTTGCGCGGTGGTTACCACTACGAAGAGAATATTTTCAATGATGCCGATCGTCGAGTTGTTTATACTGGTCTTTCAGCCGGTGCCGGACTTGAGTTTGAATTCGGTGAAAAGAGATCACGTATTAGCGTAGATTATGCCTACCGTGCTACCATGCCATTCGATGGTTCTCATTCAATAGGTGCTAGAATCCACTTGGGTCGGCCTGAGTAG
- the greA gene encoding transcription elongation factor GreA, whose translation MSQLSYYTKEGLQKLKDELDHLKRVERPDISRQIGEARDKGDLSENAEYDAAKEAQGHLEAKIAKLEDVVANARIIDESQIDNSKAFILSTVKIRNIANNAEMSYTLVAENEADLKLRKISIESPIGKGLLGKAVGDIAEIQIPSGLAKFEVLEISR comes from the coding sequence ATGTCACAATTAAGCTATTATACTAAGGAAGGTCTCCAAAAACTCAAGGATGAGCTTGATCATCTGAAAAGAGTCGAGAGGCCCGACATCTCCAGGCAAATCGGAGAAGCAAGAGATAAAGGAGATCTTTCTGAAAATGCAGAGTATGACGCTGCAAAAGAGGCACAAGGTCATCTCGAGGCCAAAATTGCTAAACTCGAAGATGTTGTTGCCAACGCTAGGATCATTGACGAATCTCAAATAGATAATTCGAAAGCATTCATTTTGAGTACAGTTAAGATCAGAAACATCGCCAACAATGCGGAAATGTCATATACGCTGGTAGCCGAAAATGAGGCTGATTTGAAGCTGAGAAAAATTTCCATTGAATCGCCAATCGGAAAGGGTTTACTTGGAAAGGCAGTAGGAGATATTGCAGAAATTCAAATCCCTTCTGGACTCGCCAAGTTTGAAGTATTGGAAATATCTCGATAA
- a CDS encoding HIT family protein, producing MASIFTKIISGEIPSHKVHESDKFIAFLDINPLKAGHTLIVPKEEIDYIFDMPDGLLSEILVFSKEVARKIESVVECERIGVSVIGLEVPHAHVHLIPMNSVSDMNFAKPKLELDSDFMSDLAEKIRQA from the coding sequence ATGGCTTCAATTTTTACCAAAATTATAAGTGGTGAGATTCCATCTCATAAGGTTCATGAGAGCGATAAGTTTATTGCTTTTCTTGACATTAATCCGCTTAAAGCGGGTCACACTTTGATCGTGCCTAAAGAAGAGATCGATTACATTTTCGACATGCCTGATGGGCTGTTGAGTGAGATTCTTGTTTTCTCAAAGGAAGTTGCGCGGAAAATAGAATCAGTCGTGGAATGCGAGAGAATCGGTGTTTCGGTAATTGGTCTGGAAGTACCTCATGCTCACGTTCATCTTATTCCGATGAATTCAGTTTCTGATATGAACTTTGCTAAGCCAAAACTCGAATTGGATTCGGATTTCATGTCCGATTTAGCAGAAAAAATTCGTCAAGCTTAA
- the ruvC gene encoding crossover junction endodeoxyribonuclease RuvC: protein MKKERIILGMDPGTTIMGYGIIKVEGKRFEMLGYGVIKLGKYPDHAVRMKKIFDRVVSLIDEFHPDELSIEAPFFGKNVQSMLKLGRAQGVAIAAALSRDMPYCEYAPRKIKQSVTGNGNASKEQVAKMLQTVLRLKELPDSLDASDALAAAVCHGFQGGSKEKESFSSWKAYLSANPGRKRG, encoded by the coding sequence TTGAAGAAGGAGCGCATCATCTTGGGCATGGATCCGGGGACAACGATCATGGGGTACGGCATCATTAAGGTGGAAGGGAAGCGCTTTGAAATGTTAGGTTATGGAGTGATCAAACTCGGGAAATATCCTGACCATGCCGTCCGAATGAAGAAAATCTTTGATCGTGTTGTATCGTTGATTGACGAGTTTCATCCCGATGAACTTTCTATCGAAGCCCCTTTTTTCGGAAAAAACGTGCAGTCTATGCTGAAGCTTGGCAGAGCTCAAGGAGTGGCTATCGCTGCTGCATTGAGTCGGGACATGCCATACTGTGAATATGCTCCGCGAAAAATAAAGCAATCCGTTACCGGTAATGGTAACGCGTCAAAAGAACAAGTTGCGAAAATGCTTCAAACGGTCCTCCGGCTAAAAGAGTTACCCGATAGTCTTGATGCATCAGATGCACTGGCTGCGGCAGTCTGTCATGGATTTCAAGGAGGCAGCAAAGAAAAAGAGTCCTTCTCATCATGGAAGGCCTATTTATCAGCTAATCCTGGAAGAAAAAGAGGGTAA